One part of the Rutidosis leptorrhynchoides isolate AG116_Rl617_1_P2 chromosome 1, CSIRO_AGI_Rlap_v1, whole genome shotgun sequence genome encodes these proteins:
- the LOC139840490 gene encoding uncharacterized protein yields the protein MVGKIDTRHSHGYLRSCPSCSGAGRSIGLRSGNRLAKPVRIRAGSWNVGTLTGKRYELVETLRKRKVDILCVQETRWKGRGAAKVKDYKLWFSGSRVARNGVGIIIGPPYNNNVVEVGRRSDRIMSVTLVIQEVTYTVISAYAPHAGLGAAEKRLFWESLDEVVRRCPPDHRLLIGGDLNGHIGTDVEGYPGAHGGFGYGVRNEEGFSILEFAVAHDLVVVNSFFKKTEAQLATFHSGGHSTQIDYLLLRKGDFRTCRDCKVLNELTCSSQHRLVVMDLVTQRRVTKSVRFVQPKIRWKKLSGEKAETFKTAVVGRFGAEVEMGPQNDADQMWNCLASTIREVAKEALGVALGTSRGHKSDRESWWLNDEVQSKVEIKQLRFRELISCQEGTPVNRLRVLERYKEAKREAKKAVARAKEKAYEDLYMKLNSKEGANDIYRIAKARERRRRDLDNIKFIKNEGGQTLVKEDEIRKRWEEYFSSLFTGGRSQRYEELLGSDRDQFRNNIECERINEEEVRLALRKMGRNKAVGPDQIPIEAWRCLGDDGVRWLTCLFNNDASKL from the exons ATGGTG GGTAAGATAGACACTAGGCATTCTCATGGTTACTTGAGGTCATGTCCTTCTTGTTCAGGGGCGGGTAGGTCCATAGGGCTTAGAAGTGGAAATAGGTTAGCGAAACCGGTTAGGATTAGAGCAGGTAGTTGGAATGTGGGGACTCTGACCGGCAAACGGTATGAACTAGTGGAGACTTTACGCAAACGTAAAGTGGACATTTTGTGTGTccaagagactagatggaagggtcGAGGGGCGGCTAAGGTCAAGGACTACAAGTTGTGGTTCTCGGGATCGAGAGTAGCTAGAAACGGTGTTGGCATCATTATAGGCCCACCCTATAACAATAATGTCGTGGAGGTGGGTAGACGGAGTGATAGAATTATGTCGGTTACGTTAGTTATCCAGGAGGTGACCTACACGGTCATAAGCGCTTATGCACCTCATGCGGGCCTGGGAGCAGCTGAAAAGAGACTCTTTTGGGAATCGTTAGACGAGGTTGTGAGGAGGTGCCCCCCGGACCATCGTTTACTTATTGGTGGAGATCTAAATGGTCATATAGGAACAGATGTCGAGGGTTACCCGGGTGCCCACGGAGGCTTTGGGTATGGAGTAAGAAATGAAGAAGGGTTCTCTATTCTCGAATTTGCAGTTGCTCACGATCTGGTTGTGGTGAATTCATTTTTCAAGAAGACGGAAGCTCAATTAGCGACTTTTCACAGCGGGGGTCATAGCACCCAGATTGACTATTTGTTACTTCGCAAAGGGGATTTTAGGACATGTAGGGACTGTAAGGTCCTGAATGAATTGACATGCTCCTCCCAACACAGACTGGTGGTCATGGATCTGGTTACCCAGAGACGAGTCACCAAGAGTGTCAGATTCGTGCAACCTAAAATCCGGTGGAAGAAGCTGAGCGGTGAGAAGGCAGAGACTTTTAAAACTGCTGTTGTAGGAAGATTTGGTGCAGAAGTGGAAATGGGACCCCAGAATGATGCTGACCAGATGTGGAATTGTCTAGCGTCCACCATTAGAGAAGTAGCCAAGGAAGCCTTAGGTGTGGCACTAGGAACATCGAGAGGACATAAATCTGATAGAGAATCATGGTGGCTTAACGACGAGGTTCAAAGCAAAGTCGAGATCAAACAActaaggtttagggagctcatcTCTTGTCAAGAGGGGACTCCGGTTAATAGACTTAGGGTTTTAGAGAGATATAAAGAAGccaaaagagaagctaagaaggctgtAGCTCGTGCAAAAGAAAAGGCATACGAAGATTTGTACATGAAACTAAACTCCAAAGAGGGAGCAAATGATATATATAGaatagccaaagctagggagcgaaggCGCAGGGATCtagataacatcaagtttatcaaaaATGAAGGTGGTCAAACCCTAGTAAAGGAAGAcgaaattaggaaaagatgggaagagtaTTTCTCATCTCTTTTCACTGGGGGAAGATCTCAGCGTTACGAAGAGTTGCTAGGCTCTGATAGAGATCAGTTCCGGAACAACATAGAGTGTGAGAGGATCAACGAAGAGGAAGTAAGATTggcactacgaaagatggggagaaataaAGCTGTGGGGCCAGACCAGATCCCTATTGAGGCGTGGCGGTGCCTTGGAGATGATGGTGTTAGGTGGTTGACTTGCCTTTTCAACAATGACGCTTCGAAGCTCTAA